From the Halomonas meridiana genome, one window contains:
- a CDS encoding PepSY domain-containing protein, which translates to MKTTSLLSLKQLPWQRLPLTGGLALLLVLVLMGSATGDQHWEALHGEVRRGDVVPLDTILDWLDAHYIGDVLEVEIERDDGLVEYEIKLLGPQGQVVEFEFDGQNGQLMQIEGVRIRDMQR; encoded by the coding sequence ATGAAAACGACGTCTCTCCTCTCACTCAAGCAGTTACCCTGGCAGCGGCTCCCTTTGACAGGGGGGCTGGCGCTACTGCTGGTGCTCGTATTGATGGGTAGTGCGACCGGTGACCAGCACTGGGAGGCGCTGCATGGCGAAGTGCGGCGAGGCGACGTGGTTCCCCTGGATACCATTCTCGACTGGCTCGACGCCCACTACATCGGCGACGTGTTGGAGGTCGAAATCGAGCGCGACGATGGGCTGGTCGAGTATGAAATCAAGCTGCTAGGCCCCCAAGGCCAGGTCGTCGAGTTCGAGTTCGATGGCCAGAACGGCCAGCTCATGCAAATCGAAGGCGTGCGCATCCGCGACATGCAGCGTTGA
- a CDS encoding response regulator transcription factor, translating into MKCLLVEDDQALARELSQALQDGDWIVERAENGQEADFLVRTEAYDTVILDIGLPDGDGTRWLSSWREDGIDLPVLILTARERWADKAAGFTAGADDYVTKPFEPAEVLFRLRALVRRTHGHAHPVLKVGELSLDTHTQHVTLVGRPVSLTAQETRLLSYLMHASPRVVSRSELSEHVYDRDHEPDSNVIDVQVSRLRRKLGAWRIATLRGQGYRLLADEPSDS; encoded by the coding sequence ATGAAGTGTTTACTGGTAGAGGACGACCAGGCGCTTGCCCGCGAGCTGAGCCAAGCGCTGCAAGATGGCGATTGGATCGTCGAGCGTGCGGAGAACGGCCAGGAAGCGGACTTTTTGGTGCGCACCGAAGCGTACGATACGGTCATTTTGGATATCGGCCTGCCCGATGGTGACGGCACCCGTTGGCTCTCTTCCTGGCGGGAGGATGGCATCGACCTTCCCGTGCTGATTTTGACCGCCCGCGAACGGTGGGCCGATAAAGCCGCTGGCTTTACCGCCGGTGCCGATGACTACGTCACCAAACCTTTCGAACCCGCCGAAGTGCTGTTTCGCCTGCGGGCCTTGGTGCGCCGTACCCATGGCCATGCGCACCCGGTGCTCAAAGTGGGCGAGCTTAGCCTGGATACCCACACGCAGCATGTCACCTTGGTGGGCAGGCCGGTGAGCTTGACCGCTCAGGAAACCCGTCTCTTGAGCTACCTGATGCACGCCTCTCCTCGGGTCGTCAGCCGTAGCGAGCTGTCCGAGCACGTGTACGACCGTGACCACGAACCCGACTCCAATGTGATCGACGTTCAGGTTAGCCGTCTGCGTCGCAAGCTGGGCGCGTGGCGCATCGCAACGCTGCGTGGCCAGGGGTACCGCCTGCTAGCCGATGAGCCAAGCGATTCATGA
- a CDS encoding HAMP domain-containing sensor histidine kinase, with amino-acid sequence MSANVVTWSQRWANRSITLRLLLAVLLMVLLALPVAGWLLSHHYRASAVNAFDERLEATLNVVIAGVTYDPLTEQLHYERALGDPRFDHVYSGWYWQITDDANHSVTSRSLWDQRLPVLESERVTARTLPGPRGQQLRVVERDIYLGALETPLHVSVAARDDDLREDVRAFQQMLWLGLLGLGALLLGVLALQVRWGLAPLRRMNANLRDVEQGRVEQLDTRLPDELATLATSMNAVLARDQRLIERGRHTAGNLAHALKTPISVMRLLAKQLPSESRSAWEAELSRIDSAVRHHLARASAAGEGVRFAPVALQETLSPLINGLARLAQRRHITLRQTVDSGVRVHMDGQDLQEMVGNLLDNALRWANSDVHIRLQAQGNTLRLVVGDDGPGMTPQECQAAVQRGKRLDEQRSGSGLGLAIVTDLVTLYHGQMRLQRAESGGLEVVIELPVVAT; translated from the coding sequence ATGAGCGCCAACGTCGTTACTTGGAGCCAGCGCTGGGCTAACCGCTCCATCACCCTACGTCTGCTGCTGGCGGTGCTGCTCATGGTGCTGCTGGCACTCCCCGTGGCCGGCTGGCTGTTGTCCCATCACTACCGTGCCTCTGCGGTCAACGCGTTCGATGAACGGCTGGAAGCGACCCTCAACGTGGTCATTGCGGGGGTGACTTACGACCCGCTCACCGAGCAGCTCCACTACGAGCGCGCGCTGGGTGACCCGCGTTTCGACCACGTGTACTCAGGCTGGTATTGGCAGATTACCGACGATGCGAACCACTCGGTCACGTCGCGGTCGTTATGGGATCAGCGCTTGCCGGTACTGGAGAGCGAGCGAGTGACCGCCCGCACGCTGCCAGGCCCGCGTGGCCAGCAGCTACGCGTCGTAGAGCGCGATATCTATTTGGGCGCGCTGGAGACGCCGCTGCACGTGAGCGTCGCCGCACGTGACGACGACTTGCGCGAAGACGTTCGGGCTTTTCAGCAGATGCTGTGGCTGGGACTGTTAGGCCTGGGTGCGCTGCTGCTAGGCGTGCTGGCACTACAAGTGCGTTGGGGACTCGCGCCGCTGCGGCGCATGAACGCCAACTTACGTGATGTAGAGCAGGGGCGGGTAGAGCAGCTGGATACTCGTTTGCCTGACGAGCTGGCCACGCTGGCTACATCCATGAACGCCGTGCTGGCCCGCGATCAGCGGCTCATCGAACGGGGCCGCCACACGGCAGGCAACTTGGCCCACGCCCTCAAAACACCGATCAGCGTCATGCGGCTGTTGGCCAAACAGCTACCCAGCGAGAGCCGCAGTGCCTGGGAAGCCGAGCTGTCGCGTATCGATAGCGCCGTGCGTCACCACTTGGCGCGGGCTTCCGCTGCAGGCGAGGGCGTGCGCTTTGCCCCAGTAGCACTACAAGAGACGCTATCGCCGCTCATCAACGGGCTTGCCCGGCTCGCGCAGCGCCGTCATATTACGCTGCGTCAAACTGTAGATAGCGGCGTGCGGGTGCATATGGACGGTCAGGACCTGCAGGAGATGGTGGGTAACCTGCTGGACAACGCCCTGCGCTGGGCCAACAGCGATGTGCATATCCGCCTGCAGGCACAGGGGAACACGCTGCGGTTGGTGGTGGGCGATGACGGCCCCGGTATGACCCCGCAGGAGTGCCAGGCAGCGGTCCAGCGCGGCAAGCGGCTGGATGAACAGCGCTCTGGCAGCGGATTGGGATTAGCCATCGTGACGGACCTCGTCACGCTTTATCATGGCCAGATGCGCCTTCAGCGCGCCGAGTCTGGCGGTTTAGAGGTAGTCATTGAACTGCCTGTGGTCGCTACTTAA
- a CDS encoding alkaline phosphatase D family protein, protein MTQIATTLPDVLVGPLLRRLSPSRLILWLVATRPLTMQLVLNPEQEEQQTHALDNARQCVAIGRHAYIHCIDLSLPAALPTDTRIAYDLQVQSTDGAWQPLPEWAPWLCHDGYDYPGFVLASRHHRLMHGSCRKPHHDSADGLVRADHWIAERQESPTEWPAWLLMTGDQVYVDDVAGPMLRAVHALIARLGLVDELLEGATVDDSQALYNAPESYYHREALLPDVTSNAALRERFFGGVKKPVFTSANAQNHLMTLAEMLAMYCLVWSPTPWQVIAYDAPVLGDKEAEAYREEQAIIEAFVEGLPQCARLMAHVPSLMIFDDHDVTDDWNLTADWERCAYGHPFSKRIIGNALVAYLLCQGWGNAPDKLNPLLHQAITLFDDIGPLNPSAQDALIERLLRFQGWEFQVPGTPALIVLDTRTRRWRSERSPSRPSGLMDWEALMEMQQALLGTKSAVIVSPAPMFGVKLIESIQKLFTLAGKPLVVDAENWMAHRGAANVLLHIWRHSKTPGNYVILSGDVHYSFAYDIVVRRQKRAPQLWQITSSGVKNTFPKQLLNTFDRLNRWLYAPLSPLNWFTKRRKLSIYPRDPDQASAGERLWNASGIGLVSLDEQGKPTDVRQLDASGGDVVFPPPKVPIDP, encoded by the coding sequence ATGACACAAATCGCCACGACGTTACCCGACGTACTGGTCGGGCCTTTGCTGCGTCGGCTCTCGCCGTCGCGGCTCATTTTATGGCTGGTAGCGACCCGTCCGCTGACCATGCAGCTCGTGCTGAACCCCGAGCAAGAGGAGCAGCAGACCCACGCGTTAGACAACGCCCGCCAGTGCGTGGCGATTGGACGGCATGCTTACATTCACTGTATCGACCTTTCGCTGCCCGCTGCGCTGCCCACCGATACCCGTATTGCCTACGACCTGCAGGTACAAAGCACTGACGGAGCGTGGCAACCCCTGCCGGAGTGGGCACCGTGGCTATGCCACGATGGCTATGACTACCCAGGCTTTGTGTTGGCCTCTCGCCACCACCGTTTGATGCACGGCTCCTGCCGTAAACCCCATCACGACAGCGCCGATGGCCTAGTGCGGGCTGATCACTGGATAGCCGAGCGCCAGGAGTCTCCTACCGAGTGGCCCGCATGGCTGCTGATGACCGGCGACCAAGTGTACGTGGATGACGTGGCAGGCCCCATGCTGCGGGCGGTGCATGCGCTGATCGCCCGCCTGGGGCTGGTGGATGAGCTGCTTGAGGGCGCTACCGTCGATGACAGCCAAGCGCTGTATAACGCCCCGGAAAGCTACTATCACCGAGAGGCGCTGCTGCCGGATGTCACCAGCAATGCGGCGCTGCGTGAGCGCTTTTTTGGCGGCGTCAAAAAGCCGGTATTCACCTCGGCGAACGCCCAGAATCACCTGATGACGCTGGCCGAGATGCTCGCCATGTACTGCCTGGTGTGGTCGCCCACGCCGTGGCAGGTGATTGCCTATGACGCCCCGGTGTTAGGCGACAAAGAGGCCGAGGCTTATCGAGAAGAGCAGGCGATCATTGAAGCCTTTGTAGAGGGCCTGCCTCAGTGCGCGCGGCTGATGGCCCACGTGCCCAGCCTGATGATTTTTGATGACCACGATGTGACCGACGACTGGAACCTGACCGCCGACTGGGAGCGCTGCGCCTACGGCCACCCGTTCTCCAAACGCATCATCGGCAACGCGCTGGTGGCGTACCTGCTCTGCCAGGGCTGGGGCAATGCGCCCGATAAACTTAACCCGTTGCTCCACCAGGCGATCACCCTGTTTGACGATATCGGCCCGCTGAACCCTAGCGCCCAGGATGCTCTCATCGAGCGGCTGCTGCGCTTTCAGGGCTGGGAGTTTCAAGTGCCGGGCACGCCCGCGCTCATCGTGCTGGACACCCGCACGCGCCGCTGGCGCAGCGAGCGCAGCCCCAGTCGCCCATCGGGCTTGATGGATTGGGAAGCGCTGATGGAGATGCAGCAGGCGCTGCTGGGCACAAAGAGCGCCGTGATCGTCTCGCCTGCGCCCATGTTTGGCGTCAAGCTGATCGAAAGTATCCAAAAACTTTTCACCCTGGCGGGCAAGCCGCTGGTGGTCGACGCCGAGAACTGGATGGCGCACCGGGGCGCGGCCAACGTGCTGCTGCATATCTGGCGGCACTCCAAAACCCCCGGTAACTACGTGATCCTCTCAGGGGACGTTCACTACTCCTTTGCCTACGACATCGTCGTGCGCCGCCAGAAGCGGGCGCCACAGCTCTGGCAAATCACGTCGAGCGGGGTGAAGAACACCTTCCCCAAACAGCTGCTGAATACCTTTGACCGCCTGAACCGCTGGCTCTACGCGCCGCTGTCGCCGCTTAACTGGTTCACCAAGCGGCGCAAGCTCAGCATCTACCCCCGCGATCCAGACCAGGCCAGCGCCGGAGAGCGGTTGTGGAACGCCAGTGGCATCGGTTTGGTGAGCCTGGACGAGCAGGGCAAACCAACGGATGTTCGCCAGCTCGATGCCAGTGGGGGCGACGTGGTCTTTCCGCCACCGAAAGTGCCTATCGACCCGTAA
- the phnD gene encoding phosphate/phosphite/phosphonate ABC transporter substrate-binding protein: MHTLSFSRTLLSAAVAGAFALAAVTASADLSSRYMDNDGDMIADVPSDESQWVDPDTLVFAYTPVEDPAVYADVWADFLDHLSEATGKNVQFFPVQSNAAQQEALRAGRLHVAGFNTGGVPVAVNCGGFRPFAMMAAEDGSFGYEMEIITYPDSGIESVEDLAGRQLAFTSETSNSGFRAPSALLRSEYGLEAGEDFETAFSGSHDNSILGVVNKDYDAAAIANSVAKRMLSRDVVSEGDYNVIYTSETFPTTAYGLAHNLSPELAEQIQDAFFSYDWEGTPLEAEFANSGEAQFIPITYQENWSVIRTIADANGVTYDCD; encoded by the coding sequence ATGCATACTCTCTCTTTCTCTCGTACGCTGTTGAGCGCCGCCGTTGCGGGCGCGTTTGCACTGGCAGCGGTCACTGCCTCTGCTGATCTCTCTTCGCGCTACATGGACAACGACGGCGACATGATCGCCGACGTGCCCAGCGATGAGTCGCAGTGGGTCGATCCGGATACGCTGGTATTTGCTTACACGCCGGTTGAAGATCCGGCCGTGTATGCCGACGTTTGGGCCGATTTCCTGGATCACCTGAGCGAAGCCACTGGTAAAAACGTCCAGTTCTTCCCGGTGCAGTCCAACGCTGCCCAGCAGGAAGCGCTGCGCGCTGGTCGCCTCCACGTGGCGGGCTTCAACACGGGCGGTGTGCCGGTGGCAGTCAACTGCGGTGGCTTCCGCCCCTTCGCCATGATGGCGGCGGAAGACGGCAGTTTCGGCTACGAGATGGAAATCATCACCTACCCCGATAGCGGTATCGAGTCGGTGGAAGACTTAGCCGGTCGTCAGCTGGCGTTTACCTCCGAAACGTCCAACTCCGGTTTCCGCGCGCCTTCCGCGCTGCTGCGCTCCGAGTACGGTCTGGAAGCGGGCGAAGATTTCGAGACCGCCTTCTCTGGCTCTCACGACAACTCTATCCTGGGCGTAGTGAACAAAGATTACGACGCCGCTGCCATTGCCAACTCCGTGGCCAAGCGCATGCTGTCACGCGATGTGGTGAGCGAAGGCGATTACAACGTCATCTACACCTCGGAAACCTTCCCCACCACGGCCTATGGTCTGGCGCACAACCTGAGCCCGGAGCTTGCCGAGCAGATTCAGGATGCGTTCTTCAGCTACGACTGGGAAGGCACACCGCTGGAAGCCGAGTTTGCCAACTCCGGTGAAGCTCAGTTCATTCCGATCACCTACCAAGAGAACTGGTCAGTGATCCGTACCATCGCCGATGCTAACGGTGTGACGTACGACTGCGACTAA
- the phnC gene encoding phosphonate ABC transporter ATP-binding protein: MLTLTGVGKRYPTGDRALTDIQLSLPKGQVMALIGPSGAGKSTLIRCVNRLVEPTQGSIRLEDVELTKLSGSRLRHARRSVGMIFQEYALVDRLSVMENVLSGQLGYVGFWRSFLRRYPQEAVAEAFRLLERVGLPHAIDKRADALSGGQRQRVGIARALLQSPKLLLVDEPTASLDPKTSRQIMRLIRELCAERELAAIINIHDVALAQQFADRIVGLRAGEIVFDGKPSDLTSEMLTTIYGEEDWDTTPEPADDDEEERSGTTSHAASPQAATAPHAPRQNRLASGGAQ, translated from the coding sequence ATGTTGACACTCACCGGCGTTGGCAAGCGTTACCCGACCGGCGACCGCGCGCTGACCGATATCCAGCTCTCGCTGCCGAAAGGGCAGGTTATGGCACTTATTGGCCCGTCTGGCGCGGGAAAGAGCACGTTGATCCGCTGCGTGAATCGCTTGGTAGAACCCACCCAAGGCAGCATTCGACTGGAAGACGTGGAGCTGACGAAACTCTCAGGCAGCCGCCTGCGCCATGCCCGCCGCTCCGTGGGGATGATTTTCCAAGAGTACGCCCTGGTGGACCGCCTGAGCGTAATGGAGAACGTGCTCTCTGGTCAGCTGGGCTATGTAGGGTTCTGGCGCAGTTTTTTACGCCGCTACCCGCAGGAAGCCGTGGCAGAAGCGTTTCGCTTGCTTGAGCGTGTAGGCCTGCCCCACGCGATTGATAAGCGCGCTGATGCGCTCTCGGGTGGCCAGCGCCAGCGGGTGGGCATTGCTCGAGCGCTGCTGCAAAGCCCCAAACTGCTGCTGGTGGATGAACCCACCGCGAGTCTGGACCCTAAAACCTCTCGCCAAATCATGCGCTTGATTCGCGAGCTGTGCGCCGAGCGCGAGCTGGCCGCCATCATTAATATTCACGATGTGGCGTTGGCCCAGCAGTTTGCCGATCGCATTGTCGGGCTGCGTGCAGGGGAGATCGTTTTCGACGGTAAGCCCAGCGATCTGACCAGCGAGATGTTGACGACTATTTACGGCGAAGAGGATTGGGACACCACCCCTGAGCCTGCCGATGACGACGAGGAGGAGAGGAGCGGCACGACGTCTCATGCCGCGTCGCCGCAGGCAGCCACAGCACCACATGCGCCGCGCCAGAACCGCTTAGCGAGTGGAGGCGCGCAATGA
- the phnE gene encoding phosphonate ABC transporter, permease protein PhnE has product MSTRDAQARQQAARQGQWRRLPLIESRRLRWALALGCVVYLMLALASVEVNWARVAEGAGRALNFLGAFLQPDFVSRQNDILAGLMESLTMTLTSTVIGVLLAIPVGLGAARNIAPLPIYAVCRAIIAVSRTFQEVIIAILFVVMFGFGPFAGMLTLAFATIGFMAKLLAEDIEDLDWKQVEAVRATGASWWQTMNHAVQPQVMPRLIGLSMYRLDINFRESSVIGIVGAGGIGATLNTSLSRYEYGTSAAILLIIIAIVLMSEYASSHVRRWTQ; this is encoded by the coding sequence ATGAGCACGAGGGACGCTCAAGCTCGCCAGCAGGCCGCCCGCCAAGGCCAGTGGCGTCGGCTGCCGCTGATAGAGAGTCGCCGCCTGCGTTGGGCGCTGGCGCTGGGTTGCGTGGTGTACCTGATGCTGGCGCTGGCATCGGTGGAAGTGAACTGGGCGCGGGTGGCGGAAGGTGCCGGGCGTGCGCTGAACTTTCTCGGCGCGTTTTTGCAGCCGGACTTCGTCAGCCGTCAAAACGATATTCTGGCGGGATTGATGGAAAGCCTGACCATGACGCTGACCTCGACGGTGATCGGCGTTCTGCTGGCCATCCCGGTGGGGCTAGGGGCTGCGCGCAATATCGCCCCCTTACCCATCTACGCGGTATGTCGGGCCATCATCGCCGTCTCGCGCACCTTTCAAGAGGTGATCATTGCCATTCTGTTCGTGGTGATGTTCGGCTTTGGCCCCTTTGCGGGCATGCTCACATTGGCCTTCGCTACCATCGGCTTTATGGCCAAGTTGCTGGCAGAAGATATCGAAGACCTCGACTGGAAACAGGTGGAAGCCGTGCGCGCCACCGGGGCGAGCTGGTGGCAAACCATGAACCACGCCGTGCAGCCGCAGGTGATGCCGCGGTTGATCGGGCTTTCTATGTATCGGCTGGATATCAATTTCCGCGAGTCATCGGTGATCGGCATTGTCGGGGCGGGAGGGATTGGCGCGACGCTCAACACCTCGCTCAGCCGCTATGAGTACGGCACCTCGGCCGCCATTCTGCTGATCATCATCGCCATCGTGCTGATGAGTGAGTACGCCTCCAGCCATGTGCGTCGCTGGACGCAGTAG
- the phnE gene encoding phosphonate ABC transporter, permease protein PhnE produces MPVSTSSNGVPQWQRRTTRAQWLQYLAWLAGVSLFLLCWKVISDNTMWVFVEDAGRQGSDLISRMMPPRWEYASELWKPMWDTLNIATLGTALGIMIAFPVAFLAARNTTPHPLVRSLALTIIVSSRSINSLIWAMLLVTILGPGVLAGIIAIALRSIGFVGKLLYEAIEEIHPTPVEAISATGASRLQVMNYGVLPQIMPAFAGISVYRWDINIRESTVLGLVGAGGIGLQLNASINSLAWNQVSVIFALIFATVLVSEWVSARVRHAII; encoded by the coding sequence ATGCCGGTGTCAACTTCCTCAAACGGTGTGCCGCAATGGCAGCGGCGCACCACCCGCGCCCAGTGGTTGCAGTACCTCGCTTGGCTGGCGGGCGTTAGCCTGTTCTTACTCTGTTGGAAAGTGATCTCTGACAACACTATGTGGGTGTTTGTGGAAGACGCTGGCCGCCAGGGTAGCGACCTGATTAGCCGTATGATGCCGCCCCGCTGGGAGTACGCCAGCGAGCTTTGGAAACCCATGTGGGACACGCTCAATATCGCCACCTTGGGCACCGCGCTGGGCATTATGATTGCGTTTCCGGTGGCGTTTTTGGCCGCGCGTAACACCACGCCGCACCCGCTTGTGCGCAGCTTGGCGCTGACCATCATCGTCTCGTCGCGCTCAATCAACTCGCTGATTTGGGCCATGCTGCTGGTGACCATTCTTGGCCCTGGCGTGCTGGCGGGCATCATCGCCATCGCGCTGCGCTCGATTGGCTTTGTGGGCAAGCTGCTCTATGAAGCCATTGAGGAGATCCATCCCACGCCAGTGGAAGCCATCAGCGCCACGGGCGCCAGCCGCCTGCAGGTGATGAACTACGGCGTGCTGCCGCAAATCATGCCTGCCTTTGCGGGAATCAGCGTGTACCGCTGGGATATCAATATTCGCGAATCGACGGTGCTGGGGCTGGTGGGCGCAGGTGGCATAGGCCTGCAGCTGAACGCCTCCATCAACAGCCTAGCGTGGAATCAGGTCAGCGTTATCTTCGCGTTGATTTTCGCCACGGTACTGGTGTCGGAGTGGGTCTCGGCTCGCGTTCGTCACGCCATTATTTAA
- a CDS encoding histidine phosphatase family protein → MRFANAEITTIDLMRHGEPQGGRMLRGSTDHPLSDSGWQQVTDAVMRHTVDGRPPYDAIVSSPLARCREFALWLGEEFDLPVQVDDDLAELHLGEWEGKTYAQVYEQEGTEQMSAFWYDPARAAPPSGETLAELDARVSEVWRRLLVNPPGRHVLVVAHLFVCNALLRQVLEQPLSNGLVMDLPYAAMSRLRHERHALGESTFIEWIGR, encoded by the coding sequence ATGCGCTTTGCCAATGCCGAGATCACAACGATTGACCTGATGCGCCACGGTGAACCGCAGGGTGGGCGAATGCTAAGGGGCAGTACCGACCATCCGCTCAGCGATTCGGGCTGGCAGCAGGTGACCGACGCAGTGATGCGCCATACGGTGGATGGACGGCCACCCTATGATGCCATCGTTAGCTCGCCGCTGGCCCGCTGCCGCGAGTTCGCGCTTTGGTTAGGGGAGGAGTTCGACCTGCCGGTGCAGGTGGACGACGACCTAGCCGAGCTGCACCTGGGCGAGTGGGAGGGGAAAACCTATGCGCAGGTATATGAGCAGGAAGGCACCGAGCAGATGAGCGCCTTCTGGTACGACCCCGCCCGCGCCGCGCCGCCCAGCGGTGAAACCCTCGCCGAGCTGGATGCCCGCGTCAGCGAAGTGTGGCGGCGGCTGTTGGTCAATCCTCCTGGCCGCCATGTGCTGGTGGTGGCTCATCTGTTCGTATGCAACGCACTGCTGCGCCAGGTGCTGGAACAGCCGCTCAGTAATGGCTTAGTAATGGATTTACCCTATGCGGCGATGAGCCGCCTGCGCCACGAGCGCCATGCACTAGGCGAAAGCACGTTTATCGAGTGGATAGGCCGTTAA
- a CDS encoding C40 family peptidase — protein MPLTRLSPLLTLFALLLLAGCASKEVAMTPAPSSPSGISMERALILSHAQQAIGTPYRFGGNSPDGLDCSGLVEMTYRAAGIRVPRTADGQFRALPQVDAPRPGDLLFFGDGNKATHVGIYGGNHQMIHAPGSGRAVVSVPLDIDYWQQRFLGAASVAP, from the coding sequence ATGCCGTTAACCCGCCTCTCTCCGCTGTTGACGCTCTTCGCTCTGCTGCTATTAGCAGGCTGTGCCAGTAAAGAGGTCGCCATGACCCCCGCGCCCAGCTCGCCATCGGGTATCTCGATGGAGCGCGCGTTAATTCTCTCCCATGCGCAGCAGGCGATTGGTACTCCTTACCGCTTTGGTGGCAACTCTCCGGACGGCCTGGACTGCTCAGGCTTAGTCGAAATGACCTACCGAGCGGCAGGTATCCGCGTCCCACGCACCGCCGATGGTCAGTTCCGTGCGCTTCCCCAAGTAGACGCTCCGCGCCCTGGAGATTTACTGTTTTTTGGCGACGGCAACAAAGCCACGCACGTTGGCATCTATGGCGGCAACCACCAGATGATTCACGCCCCCGGCAGCGGCCGAGCGGTGGTCAGCGTACCGCTGGACATCGACTACTGGCAGCAGCGCTTTTTAGGGGCGGCATCGGTGGCGCCTTGA